In the genome of Mucilaginibacter sp. 14171R-50, the window GGAAACTGATGCTCTACCAGCTGAGCTATTTCCGCTTATATAGCCCCAAACATAATAATTTTTGAGATAAGTTTTCAAAAGCTTTTAGCTTTATCCTTTCACCTTTTTAGCCCAAATAAACATGCCAGTTATACTACCTGTAAAAGATCAATCGCCTCAGTGGGGTACCCACTGTTTTATTGCCGAGAACGCCACCATTGTTGGTGATGTAGTAATGGGTAATAACTGCTCAGTATGGTTTAACGCGGTTATCAGGGGTGATGTGCATTATATCAGAATAGGAGACAATACGAATATCCAGGATGGAGCGGTTATACATGCTACATATTTGAAAGCGCCAACTAACATCGGTAACAACGTATCTATTGGCCATAACGCCATTGTACACGGCTGTACGCTTAAGGATAATGTTTTAATAGGTATGGGCGCTATTGTTATGGATGATGCCGTGGTAGAAGATTATGTGGTTGTTGGGGCAGGATCTGTAGTTTTGGAGAGGACCATCTGCGAATCGGGATACCTGTATGCGGGCACGCCCGCTAAAAAAATAAAGCCTCTTACTGATGAGCAAAAGGCTTTATTGAACAAGTTACCTCAAAACTATATCATGTACTCGGGTTGGTTTATGGATTAGCCTGCTCCCTCGGGATACTTACAGGCTCTTCCGCTTCCCAGTTTGGGCGTAAAATTATTTCCTTTTCGTACAACCAAATGTTTTCGGGCTGGGCCTTTAACCGTACATTCCCACTATCCCAGCGGCCGTTCCTGTTGGCATCATATATCACCCTTACCCGGTATTTACCGGTCAAAAAGTTTTTATATACAACAGAAGTATTACCGCGTACAGGGTCGCTGCGCATTACGGTCTTTTGCTCGTTCAGCAGCTCTACCACATAGCGCTTACTCGTATCAGGTACCGTTATTTTAAGGGTAAGCTGGCTATAATTTTCCGGCTTATCGCCTTCAAAGTTCGCCCCTGTACGTTTATTTTTGTCTCCGTAGATGTCGGTAAATGCCGATTCATTTAAAAGCAGCTGATATTTGCTGCCGGGTCTGAAACGGTACTTTAACAGAACGCTGCGTGCATCTGCGGTATCTTTTTGAACTGTAAAGTTGGTTATGTTAACCGAATCTTGTGTTAAGGCTATAAGGCCCTGATCGAAGGTTTCTACAGGCAAATTAGCCGTGATACGCAGGTCTGCGTTAGGCCTTAATTTGTTATCACGGTTTATGTTATATTTAAAAGTGAGGTTACGTGCAAATTTTTCCTTAAGCCCTTTCAGCTGGTAAATTGTATCTATAGGTTTATTATTATCATATATGGCCACACGTAACGAGTCAAACTCCATATTACGCATAAAAACCAGCGCGGTATCTTTAGTTTTGCTGATATCAACTATCTTTTGATTATCAAGCGCCGGCGGATAAATTATTTTTAGTGAAGGATTGTCTAAGCGCTTATTAAATATTAGCGAAAGTATACCATCATTCGTAAACTTCTTTTCCGTGAGCCGGAATTTTTCGGGTATCTGCTGGAACAATGATAGCTTTATGTTAGCGCTGTCTTTACTAAGGTTTATGGTTTTGTTTGAAAAGCCGATCAGTTCTTTATCGTTATCAAATATTTTATTGGGGCTTTGTTCTTTTAGCGCGTAAATTTTGTACTCGCCGTCGTGCAGGTTATTCAAAGAAAAGTTACCGGACGAATCGGTTGTTGTAAAAATGCTTGGTTTCTTTTTGCCAAATATCAACGAATCCTGACTTACCGGGAATATCATTACTGTCGCATCCTTTTCCTTTTCCTGGGTTGTGCTGTTTATAACCGTTCCCGACATGCTTAACGAATCGATGTGAGGGCCTGTTGAAAAAACGTAAGTAAAGTTGGTGAGCACATTACTCTCATTTACATCCTGTATAGCTTTACCAAAGTTGATAACGTAGGTTGTGTTTTTTTGGAGGGAATCTTTAAATTCTATAACGAGGCTTTTTCTGTCAACGTTATACTCGGCCGGTTTCTCCTGAGCGGGGCTAATGCTTATCTCCTGGTACTGATTGCTCAGTTTAAAAAATTCATCAAAATCCAAACGGATTTTTTTGGCCGTAAAATTACGGGTCATATTTTCGGGAGTGGCCTTTAATAATTTCGGAGGGGTCAGGTCGCGTGGGCCACCCATAGGTTTTTGAATACTTGCACAACCCACAAACGTTAACACCGCCAGTATGAAAATGAAATTTTTGCTGAAAATAACCGATTTTGGATTTAACATTGTTTTTATGCCCTATAAACGATTTTTATGTTTTGATGAATTGTTATATTAAAAATCTGAAAAAATGCCTTGTAGCCAATATTTTATAACCATTTGATTTACAATATATTATGTGTTACCTGGACACATGGACCATTAAAACCGATACATCAGACGGCGAAACGCCCGAAATGCGGGACGCCTGCCCTAAAGTTCGGGGTTTTATCCTCATCAGCTTTTCACGCGCTTCTTTTGAAAGCGAAACAAGCTGTTGATAATTAAAATCCGGATTTATTTCCCGGTCTTCCATTTTTTTCATCCGGTCCACAATTTCCATTTCTTTTATAAAGTAACTCTCGTACTTGATTTTTATTTCAGCTTGCTCAATAGTTTCTTTATCATAAAGCGATAACTTATCTTGCAATGAGGCATCTACCCGCTTTAACTCATTAAAGCCAATTTGCGGCCGGGTTAATAAGTTGAATAATTTGGCGCTCTGATTAATAGGAGAGGTGCCGTTTTCTTCTAACAAGCCGTTAACTTCGGCAGGGTTAATACTCTTGTTTTTTGTATAAGCAACTATCTCGTCAGAATTTTTGACCTTTCGGTTTACCTTGTCCAATCGTTCGTCGCTTATCAAACCAAGGTCGTGTCCCAGTGGACTAAGCCGGATATCAGCGTTATCCTGGCGAAGCAGCAGTCGGTGCTCGGCTCTTGAAGTGAACATACGATAGGGTTCTTCTGTTCCCTTGGTTACGAGGTCATCTATAAGTACACCTATATATGACTCCGACCTTTTTAGTATTAATTCGTGTTTATCGTTGATTTTTTGATGCGCATTAATGCCTGCAATAAAACCCTGTGAGGCAGCTTCCTCGTAACCTGTAGTGCCGTTAATTTGTCCGGCAAAATATAAGTTGCTTATCAATTTAGTCTCCAAGGTTAAACTTAACTGGGTAGGCGGGAAGAAATCATACTCGATAGCATAGCCGGGCCTAAACATTTTTGCAGTCTCAAAGCCGGGTATTTGTGTCAGCGCTTTATACTGTACATCCTCGGGCAGCGAAGTTGAAAAGCCATTGACGTATATTTCTACAGTGTTCCAACCTTCAGGCTCAACAAATATCTGGTGGCGGTCGCGCTCTGCAAAACGGTTTATTTTGTCTTCTATAGACGGACAGTAGCGCGGGCCTAAACCTTTAATGCGACCGGTGAACATGGGCGATCTTTCAAATCCTTCTTTGAGTGTTTCGTGTACGCGGCTGTTTGTATAGGTAATCCAACAGCAGCGCTGATTGGTTGCTAATGGTACGTCGGTATATGAAAAGCGGCCGCGTTCTTTATCGCCCCATTGCTCTTCCATCAACGAGTAGTTAAGGCTTCGGCCATCCACGCGGGGTGGGGTACCGGTCTTCATCCTGCCCGATTCAAAGCCCAGTGTTAGTAGTTGCTCGGTCAAGCCCGTTGCGGCTTTTTCACCCGTACGGCCACCGCCAAACTTCTTTTCACCTATGTGAATAACGCCGTTTAAGAATGTGCCATTTGTTAGCACTACAGAATCGGCCTCAATTTCTATACCTATTGATGTTTTTACACCAACTACGGTATTGCCTTTAACTAATAGGGAGGTAACGGTATCCTGCCAGAAATCGACATTGGGGGTTTTCTCTAAGGCTATCCGCCATTCTTCTGCAAAACGCATGCGGTCGCTTTGTGCACGGGGGCTCCACATAGCCGGGCCTTTGCTCGAATTCAGCATCCTGAATTGTAGCGAGGTCTTGTCGGTAATAATTCCTGAATAACCTCCTAACGCATCTATTTCTCTAACAATTTGCCCCTTGGCAACGCCACCCATAGCAGGGTTGCAGCTCATCTGTGCTATTGTCCCCATATTCATGGTGATGAGCAAAACAGACGAACCTAAATTTGCAGCAGCAGCAGCCGCTTCACAGCCAGCGTGCCCGGCGCCAACAACTATTACATTATATTTTTTAAACATATAACCTCCATGTTCCACGTGGAACATTATGTATTTTCTTATTCAGATGTTCCACGTGGAACATTAATAAACGAGTATAAAGCAAATAAGCCCCAAATGCCCTCTAATACTACAAACGGGTAAAAATCGATCAGAAATGACGCAAAACAGCACGTGCCGGCACCAACAAAGTTCATCCCGGTATATAAACGACTTTGTGCCGACGTTTTCTTAAACATATTTAACAGAAATGCGATCAATAAAATAATAACGCCAACTGATGCTATGATGTCTGATTCTTTCATGATCAAGCTCCTTTTAATTCTCCCAATTCCATCCACCGGGCAGTTTTGCTATCTAGTTGTTTATTTAAATAAGCGATCTTGTCGGTAAGCTTGCTTAACTCCTTCGGGTCGATATTTATTATATTTAATGCATCGGCCGTTTCTTTCAATTTCGCTTCAATGTCTTCTATCTCTTTTTCAAGTCCCTCAAATTCTTTTTCTTCTTTAAAACTCAACTTGACTTTTTGTGCCGGCTCGGGTGATGCAACCACAGCGGGGGCACTGGTTTTCTTGTTTTGTTGCTTGGTTTCCTCAAGTTCTAACCGGTACGAAGTATAATTACCGTTATAAATTAAAACCTTTCCCTGGCCTTCCATAATAAATAACTGATCGGTTAACTTATCAAGTAAATACCTATCGTGCGATACCATGATCAAAATCCCAGGGAAATTTGTCAAAAACTCTTCCAGCACATTTAAGGTATCAATGTCAAGATCATTAGTTGGCTCATCCAGTATCAGAAAATTTGGGTTTTTGATCAGGATGCTCATCAAGTGCAGCCGTTTCTTTTCACCACCGCTTAATTTTGAAACCATGCCGTACTGCTTGGCAGGAGGGAACAGGAACAAGGTTAGCAACGCCGAAGCTGATATTAGCTTGCCATCGGCCATCGTAATAAATTCAGCTACATTTTTTACGATATCAATTACGCGTTCATCCTCTTTAAAACTTAAACCGGCCTGGTTAAAATATCCGATAACAGTTGTTTCTCCCTTTACGATCTCCCCGCTATCCGGCGGTAAACCGCCAGTGATCAGGTTCAATAGGGTCGACTTGCCGCTTCCATTTTTACCGGCTAAACCTATGCGATCGCCCTTTTTAAATACGTAACTAAAATCTTCTATATAAGTGGTGCCATTGAAGCCTTTACTGATATGGTGCATTTCCATTATCTTATTGCCCTGGCGCGCTGTTTTTACACTCAGTTCAACATTTTGCTTAGGTCCGTTGTTCTTCGTCTTCGATTCCAGGTCATAAAAAGCATCTATCCTTGATTTTGATTTGGTGCCCCGTGCTTTAGGCTGCCTGCGCATCCACTCCAGCTCTTTGCGTAACAAATTGGCGTTTTTTTGAAACGTAGCTTCGTCCACTGCTTCGCGTTCGGCTTTCTTTTCCAAAAAATAGCCGTAGTTGCCTACATAGGGGATGATCTTGCCACGGTCTATCTCCAGTATCTCGTTACAAACGTTATCCAGGAAATACCTGTCGTGCGTAACCATCAAAATGGTCTTGCTGCCTTCTGTCAATAGTTTTTCCAGCCACTCAATAGTATCAATATCAAGGTGATTGGTAGGCTCATCTAAAATGTAGATCTCCGGGTCCTCAATTAATAGCTTAGCTAAAGCCAAACGTTTCTTCTGACCGCCTGAAAGCGTGCTAATGTGCTGATTAAGGTGATGTATATCAAGCCGGCCTAAAATAGTCTTAATTTTATATTCATATTCCCAGGCATCTATCTCGCTCATCGCTTCCATCACCTTATCCATTTCCCTCATGTTTTCGGGGTCGTTTTCTAACAACTCCTCGTACCGGCGTATCAGCTGTTGCTGTATATTATCGGCGTGAAAAATGTAATCGCTTATGGTTACCGCACCTTTAAAATGCGGGTCCTGCTCCAGGTAGCCAACATTAAGGTCTTTACTTTGCGCAACATTACCCTCGGTTGGTTTTAACGAACCTGAGAGGATCTTTAACAGGGTAGACTTGCCTGCACCGTTAATGCCCACAAGCGCAACCCTTCGGCCCCTGTTTATACCGATGGTAAGGTTTTTAAATAACCAGTTATCATGAAAAGAGTGGCCTAAATTTTCGGCCGATATATAAGTGCTCACTAAATCTTATTTATTTTATCAGATGTATATGTAAAAATGCCCGCAGCGTTTTCTAATGATTTTTTATACATGGCATGGGCAAGCGTAGCGCCGTTGACGCTGCGGTATTTTTTTAATCGCCCAAGCAGTAGCGGGTCTATTATTTTAAACAGGCCACCTATCAGCTTTTCTGCCGGCCGGGTTTTATCCCGGCGGCCTGTTAACATTGAAGGCTGGTAAATATGAAGGCTATTTAAACCCACCCGCTTCAAGTCGTCTTCAAGCTCTCCTTTTAGTTTTGTGTAAAAAAACACCGACGTTTTATCGGCCCCTACAGCCGATACCACATGAAACTGATCAACCTGGTTTTGCTGTGCAAATTTAGCCAGCAGCAGGGGGTAGTCATGATCTATCTGCCGATATCTTCTTTCGTCGGGAGTTTGACTTTTGGTGGTACCCAGGCAACAGAACACGGCGTGGCCGGCTATTGCTGCGTGATACTTTTCTAACTCGTCAAAGTTTATTACCAATTGAGTCAACTTTTTATGCTGAATTGGCAGTTGCCGCCTTACCAGCACTAAAACTTCGCTATACTGGGGTGCCGCCAGTAATATATTTAGTAAATTACTGCCAATAAGGCCGCTCGCGCCTGCTATAATTGCTTTATATGCCATTAATGGTCAGTTTAACGTGCAAAAATACGCATAATTAAATTGTGGAATAAATATTGTATGTTTAAACACGTATTTAATTACATAATGTTTATTTATATAGCTAACAAGATAAAAAAATGAAAACAGTATTTCATCCCGCAAACGAAAGAGGCCACAATGATATTGGCTGGTTAAAGGCAAATTTTTCATTCAGTTTTGGCCCTTACCATAACCCAGACAAAGTTCACTTTGGTGCGCTTAGGGTATTAAATGATGATACCATTGCCCAGGGGATGGGCTTTGGAAGCCACCCGCACGACAATATGGAAATAACTACTATAGTGTTGGAAGGCGCGGTTGAGCATAAAGACAGCATGGGTAACAAGGGTATTATAAAACCGGGCGATGTCCAGGTAATGTCAGCCGGCACAGGAGTGGTGCATTCAGAATATAATCCATCGCAAACCGAGCCTGCTAAAGCTTTGCAGATATGGGTATTCCCGAAATTGCGCAATATACAACCCCGTTACGACCAAAAGAACTTTAGCGATGTAATGGTTCAGAACCAGTTTACCACGATGATATCGCCTGTAAAAAGCGAGGAAACGCTTTGGTTGAACCAGGATACTACGTTCTCGCAAGGGAAGTTCGATGCGGGACAAAAGGTGGATTATACGATGAAAACAGCCGGGAACGGCGTATATGTATTCTTGATTGACGGTAACGCTACAATTGCCGGTAGTGTTTTAAACAAAAGAGATGCTATTGGTGTTTATGACACAAATACTTTCACAATAGAAACAAATAGTGAAAGCCGGATTTTGATCATAGAAGTACCGATGCTGTAAGCTGCATCAAAATAAAATTCGGGTAGCCAAAACAATTTGGCGATGATTTGTTTATAACTGGCAAGTAATAAGAAACTTATGGCAGAACAGGCAATTCCCGGATATAAAAGATGGCTTGAAGGCATAGGAGAACAAGGCGTTTTCTTCAAAGGCTTTTTCCGCAATATTTTCAGGGGCGGTTTTGAATGGTCGGAGTTTGTGCGCCAGTGCTATGAAATAGGTTATCGCTCAATGATGCTGGTGGGC includes:
- a CDS encoding gamma carbonic anhydrase family protein; translated protein: MPVILPVKDQSPQWGTHCFIAENATIVGDVVMGNNCSVWFNAVIRGDVHYIRIGDNTNIQDGAVIHATYLKAPTNIGNNVSIGHNAIVHGCTLKDNVLIGMGAIVMDDAVVEDYVVVGAGSVVLERTICESGYLYAGTPAKKIKPLTDEQKALLNKLPQNYIMYSGWFMD
- a CDS encoding ABC-F family ATP-binding cassette domain-containing protein, with protein sequence MSTYISAENLGHSFHDNWLFKNLTIGINRGRRVALVGINGAGKSTLLKILSGSLKPTEGNVAQSKDLNVGYLEQDPHFKGAVTISDYIFHADNIQQQLIRRYEELLENDPENMREMDKVMEAMSEIDAWEYEYKIKTILGRLDIHHLNQHISTLSGGQKKRLALAKLLIEDPEIYILDEPTNHLDIDTIEWLEKLLTEGSKTILMVTHDRYFLDNVCNEILEIDRGKIIPYVGNYGYFLEKKAEREAVDEATFQKNANLLRKELEWMRRQPKARGTKSKSRIDAFYDLESKTKNNGPKQNVELSVKTARQGNKIMEMHHISKGFNGTTYIEDFSYVFKKGDRIGLAGKNGSGKSTLLNLITGGLPPDSGEIVKGETTVIGYFNQAGLSFKEDERVIDIVKNVAEFITMADGKLISASALLTLFLFPPAKQYGMVSKLSGGEKKRLHLMSILIKNPNFLILDEPTNDLDIDTLNVLEEFLTNFPGILIMVSHDRYLLDKLTDQLFIMEGQGKVLIYNGNYTSYRLELEETKQQNKKTSAPAVVASPEPAQKVKLSFKEEKEFEGLEKEIEDIEAKLKETADALNIINIDPKELSKLTDKIAYLNKQLDSKTARWMELGELKGA
- a CDS encoding Ig-like domain-containing domain — encoded protein: MLNPKSVIFSKNFIFILAVLTFVGCASIQKPMGGPRDLTPPKLLKATPENMTRNFTAKKIRLDFDEFFKLSNQYQEISISPAQEKPAEYNVDRKSLVIEFKDSLQKNTTYVINFGKAIQDVNESNVLTNFTYVFSTGPHIDSLSMSGTVINSTTQEKEKDATVMIFPVSQDSLIFGKKKPSIFTTTDSSGNFSLNNLHDGEYKIYALKEQSPNKIFDNDKELIGFSNKTINLSKDSANIKLSLFQQIPEKFRLTEKKFTNDGILSLIFNKRLDNPSLKIIYPPALDNQKIVDISKTKDTALVFMRNMEFDSLRVAIYDNNKPIDTIYQLKGLKEKFARNLTFKYNINRDNKLRPNADLRITANLPVETFDQGLIALTQDSVNITNFTVQKDTADARSVLLKYRFRPGSKYQLLLNESAFTDIYGDKNKRTGANFEGDKPENYSQLTLKITVPDTSKRYVVELLNEQKTVMRSDPVRGNTSVVYKNFLTGKYRVRVIYDANRNGRWDSGNVRLKAQPENIWLYEKEIILRPNWEAEEPVSIPREQANP
- the mnmG gene encoding tRNA uridine-5-carboxymethylaminomethyl(34) synthesis enzyme MnmG, which gives rise to MFKKYNVIVVGAGHAGCEAAAAAANLGSSVLLITMNMGTIAQMSCNPAMGGVAKGQIVREIDALGGYSGIITDKTSLQFRMLNSSKGPAMWSPRAQSDRMRFAEEWRIALEKTPNVDFWQDTVTSLLVKGNTVVGVKTSIGIEIEADSVVLTNGTFLNGVIHIGEKKFGGGRTGEKAATGLTEQLLTLGFESGRMKTGTPPRVDGRSLNYSLMEEQWGDKERGRFSYTDVPLATNQRCCWITYTNSRVHETLKEGFERSPMFTGRIKGLGPRYCPSIEDKINRFAERDRHQIFVEPEGWNTVEIYVNGFSTSLPEDVQYKALTQIPGFETAKMFRPGYAIEYDFFPPTQLSLTLETKLISNLYFAGQINGTTGYEEAASQGFIAGINAHQKINDKHELILKRSESYIGVLIDDLVTKGTEEPYRMFTSRAEHRLLLRQDNADIRLSPLGHDLGLISDERLDKVNRKVKNSDEIVAYTKNKSINPAEVNGLLEENGTSPINQSAKLFNLLTRPQIGFNELKRVDASLQDKLSLYDKETIEQAEIKIKYESYFIKEMEIVDRMKKMEDREINPDFNYQQLVSLSKEAREKLMRIKPRTLGQASRISGVSPSDVSVLMVHVSR
- a CDS encoding NAD(P)H-binding protein; protein product: MAYKAIIAGASGLIGSNLLNILLAAPQYSEVLVLVRRQLPIQHKKLTQLVINFDELEKYHAAIAGHAVFCCLGTTKSQTPDERRYRQIDHDYPLLLAKFAQQNQVDQFHVVSAVGADKTSVFFYTKLKGELEDDLKRVGLNSLHIYQPSMLTGRRDKTRPAEKLIGGLFKIIDPLLLGRLKKYRSVNGATLAHAMYKKSLENAAGIFTYTSDKINKI
- a CDS encoding pirin family protein, with the protein product MKTVFHPANERGHNDIGWLKANFSFSFGPYHNPDKVHFGALRVLNDDTIAQGMGFGSHPHDNMEITTIVLEGAVEHKDSMGNKGIIKPGDVQVMSAGTGVVHSEYNPSQTEPAKALQIWVFPKLRNIQPRYDQKNFSDVMVQNQFTTMISPVKSEETLWLNQDTTFSQGKFDAGQKVDYTMKTAGNGVYVFLIDGNATIAGSVLNKRDAIGVYDTNTFTIETNSESRILIIEVPML